One Mya arenaria isolate MELC-2E11 chromosome 5, ASM2691426v1 genomic window carries:
- the LOC128235621 gene encoding LOW QUALITY PROTEIN: axoneme-associated protein mst101(2)-like (The sequence of the model RefSeq protein was modified relative to this genomic sequence to represent the inferred CDS: substituted 1 base at 1 genomic stop codon): MVRPHLEFANVVWHPYMRKDIESLERLQKRATKLIPSLKDMSYEERLKQLKLPTLAHRRMRGDAIQTFKIVKGIDDCDFERFFCYASSTRGHNLKLEKPRFRTTFCQHQFSRRVIQVWNDLPQHVIDAEDVESFKVRLDRHWQGDMLYQFLSVPQDTDAGNGTGTGSGSEAGSGTNADTAINTTASGPSDPNRGKQTSDEGFDGAASNSSSDTGEVNSATAGSGGNAGPGDSSGSASGAGGGSGAGPGSRADSGTGTGSETGAAKERKLAREGEQGVAQIKEQELAKIRELGLAQIKEQELAQVKELELAQIKERELAQVKELELAQIKEQELAQVKELELAQIKGQELAPVKELELAQVKEQEQVKELELAQIKELELAQVKELELAQIKELELAQVKEQELAQIKEQELAQVKELELAQVKEQELAQVKELELAQVKEQELAQVKELELAEVKEQELAQVKELELAQIKELELAQIKEQELAQVKDLELAQIKEQELAQVKELELAQIKELELAQIKELELAQVKVLELAQIKVQELAQVKEQELAQIKEQELAQVKEQELAQIKELELALVKEQELAQIKEQELAQVKELELAQIKEQELAQVKELELAQVKEQELAQVKEQELAQIKELELAQVKELELAQIKELELAQVKELELEQIKEQELAQVKELEVAQMKELELAQVKELELAQVKEQELAQIKERELAQIKELELAQVKEQELAQVKEQELAQIKEQELAQVKELELAQIKELELAQIKEQELAQVKELELAQIKELELAQIKELELAQIKELELAQIKELELAQVKEQELAQIKEQELAQIKEQELAQVKERELAQIKEQELAQLKELELAQIKEQELAQVKEQELAQVKELELAQIKELELAQIKELELAQIKGQELAQVKELELAQIKEQELAQVKELELAQIKEQELAQVKELELAQVKELELAQIKELELAQIKELELAQIKGQELAQVKEQELAQVKELELAQIKELELAQVKELELAQIKEQELAQVKELELAQVKELELAQIKELELAQIKGQELAQVKELELAQIKELELAQIKELELAQIKELELAQIKEQELAQVKELELAQIKELELAQIKELELAQVKVQELAQIKELELAQVKELELAQIKELELAQIKELELAQIKELELAQIKEQELAQVKELELAQIKELELAQVKELELAQIKELELAQIKELELAQIKEQELAQVKELELAQIKEQDLAQVKELELAQVKELDLAQIKELELAQIKELELAQIKELELAQIKELELAQIKELELAQVKVQELAQIKXQDLAQVKELELAQVKELELAQIKELELAQIKELELAQIKELELAQIKELELAQIKELELAQIKELELAQIKEQDLAQIKELELAQVKELELAQIKELELSQIKDLELAQIKELELAQIKELELAQIKEQELAQVKDLELAQVKDLEQAQIKELELAQIKELEPAQIKELELAQIKEQELAQVKELELAQIKELELAQIKELELAQVKVQELAQIKELELAQVKELELAQVKELELAQIKELELAQIKELELAQIKELELAQIKELELAQIKEQELAQVKELELAQIKELELAQIKELELAQIKELELAQIKELELAQIKEQDLAQVKELELAQVKELELAQIKELELAQIKELELALIKELELAQIKELELAQIKELELAQIKELELAQIKELELAQVKEQELAQIKELELAQIKELELAQIKELELAQIKELELAQIKEQDLAQVKELELAQVKELELAQIKELELAQIKELELALIKELELAQIKELELAQIKELELAQIKELELAQIKELELAQIKELELAQIKELELAQVKELELVQVKELEVAQIKELELAQIKELELAQIKELELAQIKELELAQIKELELAQIKEQELAQVKELELAQIKELELAQIKGQEPAQVKEMELAQIKELELAQIKELELAQIKEQELAQIKEQEPAQIKERELAQTKELELAQIKEQELEQVKELEPAQIKEREMAQLQSMAVQILRLALMVAANITTAKKAIKSSLSELMEHVN, from the exons tgTCAGTACCGCAGGACACTGACGCAGGCAACGGCACAGGAACAGGATCCGGGTCGGAAGCAGGTTCCGGAACGAACGCAGATACTGCAATAAATACGACGGCTTCTGGGCCTAGTGATCCAAACAGAGGCAAGCAAACTTCAGATGAAGGTTTTGATGGAGCTGCCAGCAATTCAAGTTCAGATACAGGTGAAGTGAATTCTGCTACAGCAGGATCTGGAGGAAATGCAGGTCCCGGTGACAGTTCAGGGTCAGCATCCGGCGCAGGTGGAGGATCCGGGGCGGGACCAGGTTCCAGGGCTGATTCAGGAACGGGAACAGGATCTGAGACAGGTGCG GCGAAGGAACGGAAACTGGCGAGGGAGGGGGAGCAGGGAGTGGCACAGATCAAGGAGCAGGAACTGGCCAAGATCAGGGAGCTGGGACTGGCGCAGATCAAGGAGCAGGAACTGGCACAGGTGAAGGAGCTGGAACTGGCACAGATCAAGGAGCGGGAACTGGCACAGGTCAAGGAGCTGGAACTGGCACAGATCAAGGAGCAGGAACTGGCACAGGTGAAGGAGCTGGAACTGGCACAGATCAAGGGACAGGAACTGGCACCGGTGAAGGAGCTGGAACTGGCACAGGTCAAGGAGCAGGAACAG GTGAAGGAGCTGGAACTGGCACAGATCAAGGAGCTGGAACTGGCACAGGTGAAGGAGCTGGAACTGGCACAGATCAAGGAGCTGGAACTGGCACAGGTGAAGGAGCAGGAACTGGCACAGATCAAGGAGCAGGAACTGGCACAGGTGAAGGAGCTGGAACTGGCACAGGTGAAGGAGCAGGAACTGGCACAGGTGAAGGAGCTGGAACTGGCACAGGTCAAGGAGCAGGAACTGGCACAGGTGAAGGAGCTGGAACTGGCAGAGGTCAAGGAGCAGGAACTGGCACAGGTGAAGGAGCTGGAACTGGCACAGATCAAGGAGCTGGAACTGGCACAGATCAAGGAGCAGGAACTGGCACAGGTGAAGGACCTGGAACTGGCACAGATCAAGGAGCAGGAACTGGCACAGGTGAAGGAGCTGGAACTGGCACAGATCAAGGAGCTGGAACTGGCACAGATCAAGGAGCTGGAACTGGCACAGGTGAAGGTGCTGGAACTGGCACAGATCAAGGTGCAGGAACTGGCACAGGTGAAGGAGCAGGAACTGGCACAGATCAAGGAGCAGGAACTGGCACAGGTGAAGGAGCAGGAACTGGCACAGATCAAGGAGCTGGAACTGGCACTGGTGAAGGAGCAGGAACTGGCACAGATCAAGGAGCAGGAACTGGCACAGGTGAAGGAGCTGGAACTGGCACAGATCAAGGAGCAGGAACTGGCACAGGTGAAGGAGCTGGAACTGGCACAGGTGAAGGAGCAGGAACTGGCACAGGTGAAGGAGCAGGAACTGGCACAGATCAAGGAGCTGGAACTGGCACAGGTGAAGGAGCTGGAACTGGCACAGATCAAGGAGCTGGAACTGGCACAGGTGAAGGAGCTGGAACTGGAACAGATCAAGGAGCAGGAACTGGCACAGGTGAAGGAGCTGGAAGTGGCACAGATGAAGGAGCTGGAACTGGCACAGGTCAAGGAGCTGGAACTGGCACAAGTGAAGGAGCAGGAACTGGCTCAGATCAAGGAGCGGGAACTGGCACAGATCAAGGAGCTGGAACTGGCACAGGTGAAGGAGCAGGAACTGGCACAGGTGAAGGAGCAGGAACTGGCACAGATCAAGGAGCAGGAACTGGCACAGGTGAAGGAGCTGGAACTGGCACAGATCAAGGAGCTGGAACTGGCACAGATCAAGGAGCAGGAACTGGCACAGGTGAAGGAGCTGGAACTGGCACAGATCAAGGAGCTGGAACTGGCACAGATCAAGGAGCTGGAACTGGCACAGATCAAGGAGCTGGAACTGGCACAGATCAAGGAGCTGGAACTGGCACAGGTGAAGGAGCAGGAACTGGCTCAGATCAAGGAGCAGGAACTGGCACAGATCAAGGAGCAGGAACTGGCACAGGTGAAGGAGCGGGAACTGGCACAGATCAAGGAGCAGGAACTGGCACAGTTGAAGGAGCTGGAACTGGCACAGATCAAGGAGCAGGAACTGGCACAGGTGAAGGAGCAGGAACTGGCACAGGTGAAGGAGCTGGAACTGGCACAGATCAAGGAGCTGGAACTGGCACAGATCAAGGAGTTGGAACTGGCACAGATCAAGGGACAGGAACTGGCACAGGTGAAGGAGCTGGAACTGGCACAGATCAAGGAGCAGGAACTGGCACAGGTGAAGGAGCTGGAACTGGCACAGATCAAGGAGCAGGAACTGGCACAGGTGAAGGAGCTGGAACTGGCACAGGTGAAGGAGCTGGAACTGGCACAGATCAAGGAGCTGGAACTGGCACAGATCAAGGAGTTGGAACTGGCACAGATCAAGGGACAGGAACTGGCACAGGTGAAGGAGCAGGAACTGGCACAGGTGAAGGAGCTGGAACTGGCACAGATCAAGGAGCTGGAACTGGCACAGGTGAAGGAGCTGGAACTGGCACAGATCAAGGAGCAGGAACTGGCACAGGTGAAGGAGCTGGAACTGGCACAGGTGAAGGAGCTGGAACTGGCACAGATCAAGGAGTTGGAACTGGCACAGATCAAGGGACAGGAACTGGCACAGGTGAAGGAGCTGGAACTGGCACAGATCAAGGAGCTGGAACTGGCACAGATCAAGGAGCTGGAACTGGCACAGATCAAGGAGTTGGAACTGGCACAGATCAAGGAGCAGGAACTGGCACAGGTGAAGGAGCTGGAACTGGCACAGATCAAGGAGCTGGAACTGGCACAGATCAAGGAGCTGGAACTGGCACAGGTGAAGGTGCAGGAACTGGCTCAGATCAAGGAGCTGGAACTGGCACAGGTGAAGGAGCTGGAACTGGCACAGATCAAGGAGCTGGAACTGGCACAGATCAAGGAGCTGGAACTGGCACAGATCAAGGAGCTGGAACTGGCACAGATCAAGGAGCAGGAACTGGCACAGGTGAAGGAGCTGGAACTGGCACAGATCAAGGAGCTGGAACTGGCACAGGTGAAGGAGCTGGAACTGGCACAGATCAAGGAGCTGGAACTGGCACAGATCAAGGAGCTGGAACTGGCACAGATCAAGGAGCAGGAACTGGCACAGGTGAAGGAGCTGGAACTGGCACAGATCAAGGAGCAGGACCTGGCACAGGTGAAGGAGCTGGAACTGGCACAGGTGAAGGAGCTGGACCTGGCACAGATCAAGGAGCTGGAACTGGCACAGATCAAGGAGCTGGAATTGGCACAGATCAAGGAATTGGAACTGGCACAGATCAAGGAGCTGGAACTGGCACAGATCAAGGAGCTGGAACTGGCACAGGTGAAGGTGCAGGAACTGGCTCAGATCAAGTAGCAGGACCTGGCACAGGTGAAGGAGCTGGAACTGGCACAGGTGAAGGAGCTGGAACTGGCACAGATCAAGGAGCTGGAACTGGCACAGATCAAGGAGCTGGAATTAGCACAGATCAAGGAATTGGAACTGGCACAGATCAAGGAGCTGGAATTGGCACAGATCAAGGAATTGGAACTGGCACAGATCAAGGAGCTGGAACTGGCACAGATCAAGGAGCAGGACCTGGCACAGATCAAGGAGCTGGAACTGGCACAGGTGAAGGAGCTGGAACTGGCACAGATCAAGGAGCTGGAACTGTCACAGATCAAGGATCTGGAACTGGCACAGATCAAGGAATTGGAACTGGCACAGATCAAGGAGCTGGAACTGGCACAGATCAAGGAGCAGGAACTGGCACAGGTGAAGGACCTGGAACTGGCACAGGTCAAGGACCTGGAACAGGCACAGATCAAGGAGCTGGAACTGGCACAGATCAAGGAGCTGGAACCGGCACAGATCAAGGAATTGGAACTGGCACAGATCAAGGAGCAGGAACTGGCACAGGTGAAGGAGCTGGAACTGGCACAGATCAAGGAGCTGGAACTGGCACAGATCAAGGAGCTGGAACTGGCACAGGTGAAGGTGCAGGAACTGGCACAGATCAAGGAGCTGGAACTGGCACAGGTGAAGGAGCTGGAACTGGCACAGGTGAAGGAGCTGGAACTGGCACAGATCAAGGAGCTGGAACTGGCACAGATCAAGGAGCTGGAACTGGCACAGATCAAGGAGCTGGAACTGGCACAGATCAAGGAGTTGGAACTGGCACAGATCAAGGAGCAGGAACTGGCACAGGTGAAGGAGCTGGAACTGGCACAGATCAAGGAGCTGGAACTGGCACAGATCAAGGAGCTGGAACTGGCACAGATCAAGGAGTTGGAACTGGCACAGATCAAGGAGCTGGAACTGGCACAGATCAAGGAGCAGGACCTGGCACAGGTGAAGGAGCTGGAACTGGCACAGGTGAAGGAGCTGGAACTGGCACAGATCAAGGAGCTGGAACTGGCACAGATCAAGGAGCTGGAACTGGCACTGATCAAGGAATTGGAACTGGCACAGATCAAGGAGCTGGAACTGGCACAGATCAAGGAGCTGGAACTGGCACAGATCAAGGAGCTGGAACTGGCACAGATCAAGGAGCTGGAACTGGCACAGGTGAAGGAGCAGGAACTGGCACAGATCAAGGAGCTGGAACTGGCACAGATCAAGGAGCTGGAACTGGCACAGATCAAGGAATTGGAACTGGCACAGATCAAGGAGCTGGAACTGGCACAGATCAAGGAGCAGGACCTGGCACAGGTGAAGGAGCTGGAACTGGCACAGGTGAAGGAGCTGGAACTGGCACAGATCAAGGAGCTGGAACTGGCACAGATCAAGGAGCTGGAACTGGCACTGATCAAGGAATTGGAACTGGCACAGATCAAGGAGCTGGAACTGGCACAGATCAAGGAGCTGGAACTGGCACAGATCAAGGAGCTGGAACTGGCACAGATCAAGGAGCTGGAACTGGCACAGATCAAGGAGCTGGAACTGGCACAGATCAAGGAGCTGGAACTGGCACAGGTGAAGGAGCTGGAACTGGTACAGGTGAAGGAGCTGGAAGTGGCACAGATCAAGGAGCTGGAACTGGCACAGATCAAGGAGCTGGAACTGGCACAGATCAAGGAGCTGGAACTGGCACAGATCAAGGAGCTGGAACTGGCACAGATCAAGGAGTTGGAACTGGCACAGATCAAGGAGCAGGAACTGGCACAGGTGAAGGAGCTGGAACTGGCACAGATCAAGGAGCTGGAACTGGCACAGATCAAGGGGCAGGAACCGGCACAGGTCAAGGAGATGGAACTGGCACAGATCAAGGAGCTGGAACTGGCACAGATCAAGGAGTTGGAACTGGCACAGATCAAGGAGCAGGAACTGGCACAG ATCAAGGAGCAGGAACCGGCACAGATCAAGGAGCGGGAACTGGCACAGACCAAGGAGCTGGAACTAGCACAGATCAAGGAGCAGGAACTGGAACAGGTGAAGGAGCTGGAACCGGCACAGATCAAGGAGCGGGAAATGGCACAACTCCAATCGATGGCGGTTCAGATTCTTCGTCTGGCTCTGATGGTTGCAGCCAATATAACTACCGCCAAGAAGGCGATCAAGTCATCTTTATCGGAATTGATGGAGCATGTGAACT GA